A segment of the Gavia stellata isolate bGavSte3 chromosome 27, bGavSte3.hap2, whole genome shotgun sequence genome:
TGTATATGAGCAAGTGCAGTAATATTCCTCATTTGGCTCCTTTCCATGAAGCCCTGTGCCCATAACCCCCTGCACAGGTATCTTGATGCCCATCCTGCAGACATGGACCCCATTCCCTAGAGTATACTGCTGTTTCTCCTTGCTAAGATGTGGGCAGGAGACCTTTCTGGGCTGTGATGCTGGGCTGTGGAGGTGGATGTGGCTTGTTCCATGCATGGTCAAGTCTTCCTGAGGGGAAACAATCCTGCTGTGGGACTTTGTTCATGTCTAGTATCTGTGTTGCCCCAGATGAGATGAGTGAGAGCCGCCAGACCCATGTGACGCTGCACGACATTGACCCACAGgccctggagcagctggtgcAATACGCTTACACGGCTGAGATTGTGGTGGGCGAGGGGAATGTGCAGGTAGGAGCTTCCCCCCAAATCTCTCTTCTCCACAAAACCGTTCTGTACGAGACTTACCTCCTGGGGgctcttctctccctctgctcagccccttcAGCTGTTGTTCTGTGATGGCACCTGCATCTAGCAGTGGTCAGGGAGTTCATCTGCTCCCCTGCACCCAGAGGTGTGGCTCCTGCGACTGCTGTGGCTGGGAATGGCTCCTCAAAGCACTATGCAATGGCCAGGTCTAGTCCTGAGCATCTGCCGTTCTCCTGCCGTTCTCCTGCTGTTTCCTGGCCCTGTGGGGAGTTACGGGTGTCCTTCTCAGCTCTTCCTTAGCTTAGTCCTGTTGGAAACAAAGAACGCTTTGTCCTCTCTGTGCTTGTGTGCCTGAAGGTGTTCAGTAAACCTGTTCTGTTATTGACTTGCAGTGAGACGAGGGTGAAAATTGTTTCCGTGCCCTGGAAACTCTCTTTTCCCCCATTCTTTTCCACTGCCAGACACTTcttcctgctgccagcctgcttcAGCTCAATGGTGTGCGGGATGCTTGCTGCAAGTTCCTACTCAGCCAGCTCGACCCATCCAACTGCCTGGGGATCCGGGGTTTCGCTGACACGCACTCCTGCAGCGACCTCCTCAAGTCTGCGCACAAGTATGTCCTCCAACACTTCGTGGAGGTGTCCAAAACAGAGGAGTTCATGTTACTGCCTCTTAAACAGGTGAGGTCCTGATGGGAGTGTGAAGGTACGGGAGTGGCAAGGCTTTTCGTGCTCTGTCCTGGAAGGCACGGTGTGTGTGTCAGGAGCCCAAGGAGCCTGCACTGAGGGGACAAGGTTTGGTGGGGGAATGTACCCAGATTCTGTGGTTTGGTCTTCTCTGTTCAATGGAGAGACAATACATGGGAAGAGTGCTGTCAGAGAGCGAGCTTGATCCCATGTGAAATAGGGATGGGAGGGTAGCACGGAGGATAATTGCTGTCGCTGGTGCTTGCCACGTGAGCTCTGAGCACACTGCCCTCTCTGTGCGAGCACAGGCCAAGGAATAAGTCCTGGCTGCCCTGGTCACATAACTGTGATGTTTAATTCAGAGCTCAGCTAatgttttctgctgctcttcatgTGGTGCCAGCATGGCTCCTGGCTCATCACTGCCTGCAGGGTGCTGTGCCCCAGACAGCAGGCATTCCCAGTCCTTGCTCTGCATCACCCGGTGCTGTAGGGTCCTTCACCAGGAGACAAGACGCTCCCCTTCACCCATTCTTGGGGCAGTGGGGTGCATGGCAGCAAGAGAAGAGTACACATCTCCACTTGCTCCAGCTCCGTCGTCCTTGGCAGGTGAAGTGAGTGTGCTGGGAACAGCCAAGGCACCTGGCTCTATCCTATGAAATACTGAAGGGACGCGTGCAAGCAGAGTCGTCTGCCTGATCTCACTGATGTTGATTGGAAGTGTCAAGCATTGCAGCAGCTTCAGACACAGAAGGCGGGGAATGAGCCAAGGAGGATGATGGAGCACAGAGTTGTCTCCACACCAGTGCTGCAAGGAGAGGGGAGGCACAGCTGCACCTGCCTGGTTTGGGGGACCCAGTTGCTCTTTGGATCCTTCTACGTCCAGTGAGAGAGAGTAGCTGCACACCCCTCAACCGCCAGCATCTACAGGAGGCAGGGGCTCTACCTCTGGCATTGCTGTTCTGGTGGGTGTGTGAATGTGTCCTTTCCTCCCAAACCGTACCAACCGGCACTTGCTCTTTCCACCCCGCTCCGCAGGTGCTGGACCTCATTTCTAGTGACAGCCTCAATGTGCCATCAGAGGAGGAGGTGTACCGGGCTGTGCTCAGCTGGGTCAAACATGATGTGGACAGCAGAAGACAGCATGTCCCCAGGGTGAGTCTGCTGGGGAAGGTGGCCTGGTTCTACCCACCAGCTCCGAGTGCCTGGTCTGGGTGGATACACGGCTGCAGGGTGGCCAgagggcagggacagcaggTCCCTGCCACACCACTTCCACTCCAGGTGTAGATGAGGGTGTTGCTGAGAAAGTTCGGTCTCATAGGGTAAAGTCCAAAGTATCGAAGTGTTGACAAATCCGAGGGGGATGTCTGTCTGACCCCTGGCAGCTTGGGCACACAGAGCTCTGGGGagggtgtgggcagcaggagagctcagccctgcctgcagccttcCTGAGCTTTCACGTGCATCATCAAACAAAAAGCTCAGGCAAATTTGAGCAGGGACTTCTTTTAACTCATGCCTTTGTCTCTCTGCATCTGCACCTTGGAGCATGGATCCGCGTGCCTCCTGCCTTCCAAAGGTGCAACTGGAGAAGAGGTGGTTAAGCTCTTTCCTGTGGGGCTGCCAGTGCTTGGCACAGCGTGGGCACTCTCCCATGGGTGCAGCCTCACACTGCAGTGGAGGCTGTtggtgcctccagcagccctggcttCCTGTCATCTTGCCTCTCCCATGCTTCCAGGCAGGCAGCGGGCGGGAGCAGTGGGAGGAAGCATCCTAGGTGTCCTCCTGAAGGCTGGGACTGAGGTGGGGCAGGATGAGGAAGACTCTGTCTGAGGGTTTCTCCTGGGTTTCCACCTACCCCAGGGCTTGACCCTAGAGAAGTTCCGTCTCCACCTTTGCTGGTTGTGTGCGCTCAAACATCCCTTCTGTGAGCAATGCAGACAACACGGGGCGTGCTGGGCAGAGCGAGGTGGTGtctgggctctgcagccccgCAGCGAGGATTGTTACTTGGAGCATGAGTGCGGGAAGAGGATGTGGGTACTGGCAGAGGGCAAGGTGGGGAtctggggtggctgtgggaCGTGTCACGGCCAGGATGAgggctcctgcctctgcagtgACATCAAGGCTGGATTGCGGCATGTGCTTTGGTGCCCTTTGTCACTGGGCGCCTGTCCTGCCAAGCGAGCAGGATGACATCTCCAGGTGGAGTCAGCCTTGCCAGGGTCCCCGGGGTTTGTAGGGGGGATGTGGGGGCAGCACTGGGACGAACCCTTCCCACCCTGCCGACGGTGCGCGACCCCTCTCCCCTCAGCTTATGAAGTGCGTGCGGCTGCCCCTGCTGAGCCGGGACTTCCTCATGAGCAACGTGGACACGGAACTGCTGGTGCGGCATCACTCGGAGTGCAAAGACCTGCTGATCGAAGCCCTCAAGTACCACCTCATGCCGGAGCAGAGAGGGGTCCTTAGCAACAGCAGGACGCGGCCGCGGCGCTGCGAGGGAGCCAGCACTGTGCTCTTTGCTGTGGGTAAGGCCCTGCCATGCGCTCATGTACATGCAAACCCCTTCCCAGGGCTTTGGGCCGTTGTTTGCTCTGTTTGCCATCCCGTGCGCAGGTGGGGGGAGCCTGTTCGCCATCCATGGGGACTGCGAGGCCTATGACACACGGACGGATCGGTGGCACATGGTGGCCTCCATGTCGACTCGCAGGGCCAGAGTGGGCGTTGCTGCCATTGGGAACAAGCTGTATGCTGTGGGCGGGTAAGGAGGGCGCGGGAGCCGGGCGCGGGAGCCGTGCGTGGGGAGCTGGCAGGGATACCTTCGGCAGCCTCTGAACAGAGCCGGCGGTGAGAGcggcacagagctgctctgggaGCAGGGATGGCCAGCAAAGCCTCCCCGGGCCAGCCTCCGGATGAAGCGATCCGGTATCTCTGGGTTACTAACTGCAGAGTAGCAACTGAAAACTACTTCCCTGCCCCTGCAATTCCAAGTAGTGAGTTTGCCTGCTCTCGGTTTGGTGGTGGCTACATCCTGGACTTGCGCTGTTTCCTCCCGTTTGCCTTAGCCCTACGCTGCAGGCTGTTACGAGCCTGCTAACCCCCCAGCCCACCTCTGCCGCGGCGTGCGGGGCCCTCCGAGACCTGCTTTCTTTGCAGACCCCCAGGAGAGCTCAGCTAAGGGCTCTGCGCTTTCCGCAGGTGCTTCGGTGCACTCTGCCTTAAGGAAGCTGGGCaggggggtgaggggaggggtGGTGACCGGGACCCAAGGCAGGCTGTGCTATCTGGGCTCTTGGTCAGCTCCAGAGCTCTAGGACCAGCCCACAGCCTCACCTGCAATCCAGGCTTCCCAGCTCTTACACGgtctccctttttctccctaCAGCTACGATGGGACCTCTGACTTGGCCACAGTGGAGTCCTACGATCCTGTCACCAATTCCTGGCAACCTGAGGTGTCCATGGGCaccaggaggagctgcctgggtGTAGCAGCGCTTCATGGGCTTCTCTATGCTGCTGGGGGGTACGATGGGGCCTCGTGCCTGAACAGGTAGGGGATTGCCTTGCTACAGGCTCCTCCACTGCTCTTGCATGCACTGTCCTTGGCgctgggtgcctggggagcccACAAGGCCCGCTCCTGACAGATGGACTAGCCCCAGAGTAGATGTCTTGCAATCCAGTGCTGTCTTCCAGTGTCTTTGGCCCAGGCAAAGtttcttcagggaaaagaaCCATTTTGTAGCCCTCTGCCACAACAGAATACAGCCTCTGTCAGTTCTTCCCTCCGTTTTCCCTGTCTATTCCCAAGCTTCCTTGGGAGCTGCCCCTGAGGGCTTGTGTCAAAGAGCTTTGACCTGGGCTTTGCCAGTGTCACACCTTATGTTCCTgtgtccctgcctgctgcagcgCAGAGCGGTACGACCCTCTGACAGGCACCTGGACATCCATCGCTGCCATGAGCACCAGGAGACGCTACGTCCGTGTGGCAACACTAGGTGGGTGATGGCATGAGGACCCGACTGACTTCTGTGCAGACTGTCTTTTGCATTTCTGGTGGTTCCTTTTGATGTTCTTCTGTTCTAgttcctgccccttcttcctaGATTCCCTAGCAGGAAGTCCGGGTAGCCCAGCCATTCCTCTGCCATGTCCTGACATGCTCCCTGCCTCTActctcctcctccatctccctAGTAATTGGGTTTCATCACATTCTGGAGGCAGCTCCTGAGGGGACCCACAGCTTGTTCCTCAGCTCCTTTGTGCCTCTTCTACTTTGGAGCAAGCGGGCTGGCTGTGGATGATCACCTGTCCCTAGAAAGGAAGAGACAACCTTATTACTCCTTCATTATGAAAGCAGGACAGTCCTTTCACCGATGATCCAAGCAGTAGTGTGGGGTCAAAACTGCCTCTGCCAGGGGTGTCACAACATTAGGTGCAATGCTGTGATGTCTCCTGACTCCACTGAATGAGTTCTGTCCTTAAGGAGGATGCAGTGTGAGGACTGGCCACTCCATTGTTCAGTGCAGCTATAGGGTTAATGCAAGTACCACTCTCCGCCCTAGCAGGTGCTGGACCTCCCTGGGGATGCCAGGGTAGCATGCTGCTCCCCACCGTCCCAGGAACTGCTGCTcagtgtccccatgtccctgtggtgcctctcccctgccctgctctctgGTTTCAGCTCTCAGTGCTGACTCAGAGGTTCCCTCCCCTCCATCACCAGCTCATACTCTCTGCCTGCCACAGCCTTTATTGGTGTTCCCGTGCTCCAGCCTCGTTGCTAAAAATAACCTATTGCTCTGGCGGGGAGCACTTGCAGCTCCCGTAATGAGGAGGTCAAGAAGCGGCAGGTGAACGAGCTCTTTGGGAAGCTTGCAGTGCGGCAGAGAAATTGCCTGATGAATATTTCACAATGCTCCATGCTGCAAGGgagggggagctgggggagccCTGCTGAGGGGAGCTTGGCTGCCTGGGGAGCGGGAGGCACTGCGGCTCGGCTGATACCTATATGGGGGCACCCTGGGCAAGAGTTGTGGGAGGCCGTGCTGGGACTGGGGCCATGCTCTTTAGCTAACTCCTGTGCGTGTGTGACTGTCTTTGCAGAAGGCAACCTCTATGCCGTTGGGGGATACGACAGCTCATCCCACTTAGCCACAGTAGAAAAGTATGAGCCCCAGGTAAATACAAGAGAGAGCGTGCCTGGTaacccttttccttctctcctccttaTGGGTGCCTGAAAGGGCCCTGCAGAAAGCTGAGGGCTGCACAAGTTGCTAGAGAACTTAGCAGGCAGTGAGCGTGGTGTCTTAGCAAACCGCTGCCGTAGCTTAGAGATGTGACCACTTCCTAGCaaagtgctgcagcagcagtggagCAGAAGGTGTGCCCACGTGCGCCTGTGCTGCACAGACCTGCCTGCCTCCTTGGAGACTTAAGCCATCACGTGTGACTATGAGATGGAG
Coding sequences within it:
- the KLHL17 gene encoding kelch-like protein 17; this encodes MEGGVQLLNRDGHSISHNSKRHYHDAFVCMNRMRQRGLLCDIVLHVGTKEIKAHKVVLASCSPYFHAMFTNEMSESRQTHVTLHDIDPQALEQLVQYAYTAEIVVGEGNVQTLLPAASLLQLNGVRDACCKFLLSQLDPSNCLGIRGFADTHSCSDLLKSAHKYVLQHFVEVSKTEEFMLLPLKQVLDLISSDSLNVPSEEEVYRAVLSWVKHDVDSRRQHVPRLMKCVRLPLLSRDFLMSNVDTELLVRHHSECKDLLIEALKYHLMPEQRGVLSNSRTRPRRCEGASTVLFAVGGGSLFAIHGDCEAYDTRTDRWHMVASMSTRRARVGVAAIGNKLYAVGGYDGTSDLATVESYDPVTNSWQPEVSMGTRRSCLGVAALHGLLYAAGGYDGASCLNSAERYDPLTGTWTSIAAMSTRRRYVRVATLEGNLYAVGGYDSSSHLATVEKYEPQINTWTPIANMLSRRSSAGVAVLEGMLYVAGGNDGTSCLNSVERYNPKTNTWESVAPMNIRRSTHDLVAMDGWLYAVGGNDGSSSLNSIEKYNPRTNKWVAASCMFTRRSSVGVAVLELLNFPPPSSPTLSVSSTSL